One region of Luteolibacter rhizosphaerae genomic DNA includes:
- the glnD gene encoding [protein-PII] uridylyltransferase — protein sequence MSTHLKTLQAHAKTALKPAVQGHLSPAERIALYRRFLKIEEHRIKLRHRAGAGGLEIAGARAELLDVVLRSLFDLALSKRKEAPVLALVAIGGYGRGTLNPGSDVDLLFLLPRASNKLPEDLSALVQEILYLMWDVGFKVGHACRSIAECMEQSKADPQNKTAMIDARMIAGDKKLFAEFQTRFEKECVQKGQEAFFELRRQDLRTRHKKFSKTVFLQEPNVKEGCGGMRDYHNIRWVTRVKRGTTDLRELVDDKLLTATALRRIDAAYDFLMRVRNELHYETGRANDQLTLRLQGVVATNFHYPQRSILRRTEEFMRDYYRHTRSLYQHTGSLMETFEIEQQEQADTGLKSFLTLGRKKREEFDGFIARDGRIYPQSNEIFTEDPHRLMRLFQHTQLRNLRLSPPMRRLIKAHREDVDRPFRYSKTNRETFQAILERKGDVSRTLRQMHRVGFLGRYLPEFGALDCLVQHEFFHRYTADEHTLRCIEELDALVGTDEPRKEVYRRLFHEAEDPYALYLALILHDTGRAENVREHTDGSAMLASRLCNRLQVHGPRRALIMFLVDHHLSFWRYATTRNIEDPDVVAEFARIVKTKERLDLLLLFSYADSNGTNTETWSSWKETLMLQLHSSTRVFLKEGRERYAASIRGEKKELKQQVKDLLKDEDAPAVDDHFKRMPDSYFRFREAASVAAHVKAVLKLEPKKDEDVFDCSLQWLDMPEKGYTELVIATHDRPLLLEKICCALASEELNILSADFFTRSDAVVLDIFRVCTTNFEPVSDLGLRKRLSSTLREVGLLEKYEHARYFRRKPNLLRPKDDHGMAFPVRAYVSNDLHPACTAIEIQAVDRIGLLHDLFHAINTYGLNTANARISTEKGAAMDTFYVTTADGKKVADEALLERLQHSIEDLIGKKDAQ from the coding sequence ATGTCCACCCATCTTAAAACCTTACAAGCGCATGCGAAGACGGCGCTCAAGCCTGCCGTCCAAGGTCATCTCTCGCCCGCCGAGCGCATCGCCCTGTATCGCCGCTTCCTGAAGATCGAGGAACACCGGATCAAACTGCGGCACCGCGCCGGCGCGGGCGGGCTGGAAATCGCGGGGGCGCGGGCGGAGCTGCTGGATGTGGTGCTGCGCTCGCTCTTCGACTTGGCGCTTTCAAAGCGGAAGGAGGCGCCGGTGCTGGCGCTGGTGGCGATCGGCGGTTACGGCCGCGGGACCCTGAATCCGGGTTCGGACGTCGATCTGCTGTTCCTGCTGCCGCGGGCTTCGAACAAGCTGCCGGAGGACTTGTCCGCACTGGTGCAAGAGATCCTGTACCTGATGTGGGATGTGGGCTTCAAGGTGGGCCATGCGTGCCGCTCGATCGCCGAATGCATGGAGCAATCGAAAGCCGATCCGCAGAACAAAACGGCGATGATCGACGCGCGGATGATTGCTGGGGACAAGAAGCTATTCGCCGAATTTCAGACCCGCTTCGAGAAGGAGTGCGTGCAGAAGGGGCAAGAGGCCTTCTTCGAACTGCGGCGCCAGGATCTTCGCACGCGTCACAAGAAATTCTCCAAGACCGTCTTCCTGCAGGAGCCGAACGTGAAGGAAGGCTGCGGTGGGATGCGGGATTACCACAATATCCGCTGGGTGACCCGGGTGAAGCGGGGGACCACGGACCTGCGCGAGCTGGTGGATGACAAGCTGCTCACGGCCACCGCGCTGCGTCGCATCGATGCCGCTTACGATTTCCTGATGCGGGTGCGCAACGAGCTGCACTACGAGACGGGTCGTGCGAACGACCAACTGACGCTCCGGCTCCAAGGAGTGGTGGCGACGAACTTCCACTATCCGCAGCGCAGCATCCTGCGCCGCACGGAGGAGTTCATGCGGGACTACTACCGCCACACGCGGAGCCTCTACCAGCACACCGGCTCGCTGATGGAAACCTTCGAGATCGAGCAGCAGGAGCAGGCGGATACCGGCCTGAAGTCTTTCCTCACGCTGGGTCGGAAGAAGCGCGAGGAGTTCGACGGCTTCATCGCCCGCGACGGCCGGATCTATCCGCAGAGCAACGAGATCTTCACCGAGGACCCGCATCGCCTGATGCGGCTCTTCCAGCACACGCAGTTGCGGAACCTGCGCCTGAGCCCGCCGATGCGGCGCCTGATCAAGGCGCACCGCGAGGATGTAGACCGGCCCTTCCGCTACTCGAAGACGAATCGCGAGACATTCCAAGCCATCCTGGAGCGCAAGGGGGATGTCTCGCGCACGCTGCGCCAGATGCACCGGGTGGGGTTCCTGGGCCGCTATTTGCCGGAATTCGGCGCGCTGGATTGCCTGGTGCAGCACGAGTTCTTCCACCGCTATACTGCTGACGAACACACCCTGCGCTGCATCGAGGAGCTCGACGCTCTGGTCGGCACCGACGAACCGCGGAAGGAAGTCTACCGCCGGCTCTTCCACGAGGCGGAGGACCCCTACGCGCTCTATCTCGCCCTGATCTTGCACGACACCGGCCGGGCGGAGAACGTGCGAGAGCACACCGATGGCTCGGCCATGCTCGCCTCGCGGCTTTGCAACCGTCTGCAGGTCCATGGCCCGCGGCGGGCGCTGATCATGTTCCTGGTGGATCACCACCTGAGCTTCTGGCGCTACGCTACCACGCGGAACATCGAGGACCCGGATGTGGTCGCCGAGTTCGCGCGGATCGTGAAGACCAAGGAGCGGCTCGATCTGCTGCTGCTCTTCAGCTACGCGGACTCGAACGGCACCAACACCGAGACTTGGTCGAGCTGGAAGGAGACTCTGATGCTGCAGCTTCACTCCAGCACGCGGGTGTTCCTGAAGGAAGGGCGCGAGCGCTATGCCGCTTCCATCCGCGGCGAGAAGAAGGAGCTGAAGCAGCAGGTGAAGGATCTGCTCAAGGACGAGGATGCGCCCGCGGTGGATGACCACTTCAAGCGGATGCCGGACTCCTACTTCCGTTTCCGCGAGGCGGCCTCCGTGGCGGCCCACGTGAAGGCCGTGCTCAAGCTGGAACCGAAGAAGGACGAAGACGTCTTCGACTGCTCCCTGCAATGGCTCGACATGCCCGAGAAGGGCTACACGGAACTCGTAATCGCGACCCACGACCGGCCGCTCCTGTTAGAGAAGATCTGCTGCGCGCTCGCCTCGGAGGAGCTGAACATTCTCTCCGCCGACTTCTTCACCCGCAGCGATGCCGTGGTGCTGGATATCTTCCGCGTCTGCACGACGAACTTCGAGCCGGTATCGGACCTCGGCCTGCGCAAGCGCCTGTCCTCCACGCTGCGGGAGGTAGGCCTGCTGGAGAAGTACGAGCACGCACGCTACTTCCGCCGGAAGCCGAACCTGCTGCGGCCGAAGGACGATCACGGCATGGCCTTCCCGGTCCGCGCGTATGTCTCGAACGACCTGCACCCGGCCTGCACCGCGATCGAAATCCAGGCCGTGGACCGCATCGGCCTGCTGCACGATCTTTTCCACGCGATCAACACCTACGGTCTCAATACGGCGAATGCACGGATCTCGACGGAAAAAGGAGCCGCGATGGACACCTTCTACGTCACCACCGCGGACGGGAAGAAAGTGGCGGATGAAGCACTTTTGGAGCGGCTACAGCACAGCATTGAAGACCTGATCGGGAAAAAGGATGCACAATAA
- a CDS encoding reprolysin-like metallopeptidase translates to MPFPLLIARCLVAAGLVHSAAAEVIVNAPMTITRRVQIQPIQVFKTDGTAATILGDTAQSTYIKEQINRIWAQAGVRIDWLPFTQYVNNFAFSDPANNYSSSPRPTAHLGTINSGAGAPPKSSNALVINMFFIEIVPGFQQTSDNTANGLAYIDGNGITMHVGANLAAFEGGRDVIARVIAHEIGHNLGLDHTQQNGQPNLMSSGGTTSQLTTAQRTTVFTNDNGTDGYDFLQTLPAATNYEQWATTNGIDNGPDGDDDVDGIDNVIEFMLGLNPNAPSVLPAPAAAANGLTWTLTKNAQAVADGLVYQIQTGSNLTTWLAAGAANSGSTVVTNNASTLSVRLNSGGGRRFMRLKVDSSPVSGGAGSFIPAGESEGGAAVIAEPIDWMTLSPP, encoded by the coding sequence ATGCCCTTCCCGCTTTTGATCGCCCGCTGCTTGGTCGCGGCGGGTCTCGTTCACTCTGCCGCTGCAGAGGTGATCGTGAACGCCCCGATGACGATCACGCGCAGGGTGCAGATCCAGCCGATCCAAGTTTTCAAAACCGACGGGACAGCGGCGACGATTCTGGGTGATACGGCACAGTCCACCTACATCAAGGAGCAGATCAACCGGATCTGGGCGCAGGCGGGGGTGCGGATCGATTGGCTACCCTTCACGCAGTATGTGAACAACTTCGCTTTCAGCGATCCGGCAAACAACTACAGCTCGAGCCCTCGTCCGACCGCCCATCTCGGGACGATCAACAGCGGCGCCGGGGCCCCGCCGAAGAGTTCGAACGCGTTGGTGATCAACATGTTCTTCATCGAGATCGTTCCGGGCTTCCAGCAGACGAGCGACAACACCGCGAACGGTCTGGCCTACATTGATGGTAACGGCATTACCATGCACGTGGGCGCCAATCTGGCGGCATTCGAGGGCGGGCGGGATGTGATTGCCCGCGTGATCGCGCATGAGATCGGCCATAATCTCGGTTTGGACCACACGCAGCAGAACGGCCAGCCGAACCTGATGAGTTCCGGGGGAACGACCTCCCAACTGACCACGGCGCAGCGCACCACGGTTTTTACGAACGACAACGGCACCGATGGCTACGACTTCCTACAGACGCTGCCGGCTGCCACGAACTACGAGCAGTGGGCCACGACCAACGGCATCGACAACGGGCCGGATGGAGACGACGACGTGGACGGGATCGACAACGTGATCGAATTCATGCTGGGGCTGAATCCGAATGCGCCGAGCGTACTGCCAGCTCCGGCGGCAGCGGCGAACGGGCTGACCTGGACCCTGACGAAGAACGCGCAGGCAGTGGCGGACGGACTGGTCTATCAGATCCAAACCGGCAGCAACCTGACGACTTGGCTGGCGGCAGGCGCGGCAAACAGCGGGAGCACGGTGGTGACGAATAATGCCAGCACGCTCTCGGTGCGGCTGAACTCCGGCGGTGGGCGGCGTTTCATGCGCCTGAAGGTGGATTCCAGCCCGGTTTCGGGCGGGGCAGGGAGCTTCATTCCGGCAGGGGAATCAGAGGGTGGGGCAGCGGTAATCGCGGAGCCGATCGACTGGATGACGCTGAGCCCGCCGTGA
- a CDS encoding BlaI/MecI/CopY family transcriptional regulator encodes MSNAEALARRERQVMDILYRMGEATAQEVMDAMTDPPTYSAVRALLATMTEKGLVEFRKDSRRYVYRPAVSEKKAKRSALKQLLSTFFEGKPEKLVAALLDPKDQQLSTDEIEKIRKLIDENQD; translated from the coding sequence ATGAGCAACGCGGAAGCACTGGCACGAAGGGAGCGGCAGGTCATGGATATTCTTTACCGCATGGGCGAAGCAACGGCCCAGGAGGTGATGGATGCGATGACCGATCCGCCCACTTACTCGGCCGTGCGCGCCCTGCTGGCGACCATGACCGAGAAGGGTCTGGTGGAGTTCCGCAAGGACTCGCGCCGCTATGTTTATCGTCCCGCGGTTTCGGAGAAGAAGGCCAAGCGCTCCGCACTGAAGCAGCTCCTCTCCACCTTCTTCGAAGGCAAGCCGGAGAAGCTGGTTGCGGCCCTGCTCGATCCGAAGGACCAACAACTCAGCACGGACGAGATCGAGAAGATCCGCAAGCTGATCGACGAGAACCAAGACTGA
- a CDS encoding M56 family metallopeptidase has product MLLPAIAFSLIAAAAVWWAGRRDQAKDPWLTFLALALLLVFPLLFFLPKWQIFPHAPESGMAVPQTLWKWLPWAWGIGVALASLRLLAALVVLNRWRRNSERIGVREAGELIADVRLLKEHPGPVAAGIFKPVIFVPEDWHSWSTETQEAVLAHEMKHHQRRDPLLRAIASAACTLHWFNPLVWWMAGRLGEQCEFACDEALLAEGMPANRYANVLCDLAAARPSPATALAMAHQSGLEARVRRMFSTVPTSPRWAVGTLIVLTLLTALGLVVLRRADPPPRPVVPIEEIRTRLEADPFPAE; this is encoded by the coding sequence ATGCTCTTGCCCGCCATCGCCTTTTCCCTGATAGCCGCCGCCGCCGTGTGGTGGGCGGGTCGGCGCGATCAGGCAAAGGATCCGTGGCTGACCTTCCTGGCGCTGGCCCTCCTGCTGGTCTTCCCGCTGCTGTTCTTCCTGCCGAAGTGGCAGATCTTCCCGCATGCCCCCGAAAGCGGGATGGCGGTCCCCCAGACTCTGTGGAAGTGGCTGCCATGGGCTTGGGGAATCGGAGTGGCGCTGGCTTCTCTGCGACTGCTCGCCGCTCTCGTCGTGCTGAACCGCTGGCGCCGGAACTCCGAGCGTATCGGCGTGCGTGAGGCGGGCGAACTGATCGCGGACGTGCGCTTGCTCAAGGAGCATCCGGGCCCGGTAGCGGCCGGGATCTTCAAGCCGGTGATCTTCGTGCCGGAAGACTGGCACTCGTGGAGCACGGAAACGCAGGAGGCGGTGCTGGCGCACGAGATGAAGCACCATCAGCGCCGCGATCCGCTGCTCCGCGCGATCGCTTCCGCCGCCTGCACGCTTCATTGGTTCAATCCACTCGTCTGGTGGATGGCCGGGCGTCTGGGCGAGCAATGCGAATTCGCCTGCGACGAGGCCCTGCTAGCCGAGGGCATGCCTGCGAACCGCTATGCGAACGTGCTCTGCGATCTCGCTGCCGCGAGACCTTCACCGGCTACAGCACTGGCGATGGCGCACCAAAGCGGCCTGGAAGCGCGGGTGAGGCGCATGTTTTCCACGGTGCCCACCAGCCCGCGCTGGGCGGTCGGCACCTTGATCGTGCTTACCCTGCTCACCGCGCTCGGTCTGGTCGTGCTGCGCCGTGCCGATCCCCCTCCCCGCCCGGTCGTACCGATCGAGGAGATCCGCACGCGCTTGGAGGCGGATCCATTTCCGGCAGAGTGA
- a CDS encoding redoxin family protein, translated as MKQNTFLGAVIGAMICSATAWAAEPGDAAPAFTVKNVKGEEVTLAKQKGKVVVLEWVNYECPFVKKHYGSGNLPKLQEKYTGKDVVWITVASGAEGEQGYLPAGELAARSEKEGNKASEIVLDTDGKVGKAYGAKTTPQLIVIDKEGKVAYNGAIDSKATTEAADIASADSYISAALDSVLAGKTVDKAKTQPYGCGVKYAK; from the coding sequence ATGAAGCAAAACACATTCCTCGGTGCCGTGATCGGTGCCATGATTTGCAGCGCCACCGCTTGGGCCGCCGAGCCGGGCGATGCGGCTCCCGCATTCACGGTGAAGAACGTGAAGGGTGAAGAAGTGACCCTCGCCAAGCAAAAGGGCAAGGTCGTCGTGCTCGAGTGGGTGAACTACGAGTGCCCCTTCGTGAAGAAGCACTACGGCAGCGGCAACCTGCCGAAGCTTCAGGAAAAGTACACCGGCAAGGACGTCGTCTGGATCACCGTGGCCTCGGGTGCGGAGGGCGAGCAGGGCTACCTGCCCGCCGGTGAACTCGCCGCCCGCTCCGAAAAGGAAGGCAACAAGGCCAGCGAGATCGTGCTGGATACCGATGGCAAGGTGGGCAAGGCCTATGGTGCCAAGACCACTCCGCAACTCATCGTGATCGATAAGGAAGGCAAGGTCGCCTACAACGGCGCGATCGACTCCAAGGCTACCACCGAAGCCGCCGATATCGCCTCCGCCGATAGCTACATCTCCGCCGCGCTCGACTCCGTGCTCGCCGGCAAGACCGTGGACAAGGCCAAGACCCAGCCCTACGGCTGCGGCGTGAAGTACGCGAAGTAA
- a CDS encoding protein-disulfide reductase DsbD domain-containing protein has protein sequence MKFSILMAAGIPLVSPLMAAGVKSGHAEAELLVNTAGYKPGQPLTLGIQLKVEQGWHSYWVNPGVGGMPLKVTWTLPEGWQAEELRQPIPKRFMTGDLPGFGYEGTALFLANVTPPASAQGEVELKAKVSWLTCNDSACVPGDAELSVKLPVGEGKPGGDVAAIFQAEKKVPVKMEGAELIVEEAGDTLTLRVIAPNTFNLQGSTVFPATPEVVDPAAPIVFKRAKTEWIATVKKNEYAEGSPALLDIVLFGGMLEKPYIVSWQAKK, from the coding sequence ATGAAATTCTCGATCTTGATGGCGGCGGGCATTCCGCTGGTATCCCCGTTGATGGCAGCAGGGGTGAAATCCGGACACGCGGAGGCGGAGCTGCTCGTCAATACGGCAGGCTACAAGCCGGGCCAGCCGCTGACCCTCGGCATCCAACTGAAGGTGGAGCAGGGCTGGCACAGCTATTGGGTGAACCCGGGCGTGGGCGGCATGCCGCTCAAGGTCACTTGGACATTGCCGGAAGGGTGGCAGGCTGAAGAGCTGCGCCAGCCGATCCCGAAGCGCTTCATGACCGGCGATCTCCCGGGCTTCGGCTACGAGGGCACGGCGCTTTTCCTGGCGAATGTGACGCCGCCTGCCTCCGCGCAAGGCGAGGTGGAGCTGAAGGCGAAGGTGTCCTGGCTGACCTGCAACGACAGCGCCTGCGTTCCGGGCGATGCCGAGCTTTCCGTGAAACTTCCGGTGGGGGAGGGCAAGCCGGGTGGCGATGTCGCGGCGATCTTCCAAGCCGAGAAGAAAGTGCCGGTGAAAATGGAAGGCGCCGAACTGATCGTGGAGGAAGCGGGCGACACACTGACCCTGCGGGTCATCGCCCCGAATACCTTCAATCTGCAGGGTAGCACCGTGTTCCCGGCCACGCCGGAGGTGGTGGACCCCGCCGCGCCGATTGTCTTCAAGCGCGCGAAGACCGAGTGGATCGCCACGGTCAAAAAGAATGAATATGCGGAGGGGTCTCCGGCTCTACTCGATATCGTGCTCTTCGGCGGCATGCTGGAGAAGCCGTACATCGTGTCGTGGCAGGCGAAAAAGTGA
- a CDS encoding AraC family transcriptional regulator, translating to MFPPVDTPQHLRKWMEELPPGQFRHLFDHLPGTLFFAKDRDGRLVAGNPAFVKRCGYQREDQIVGLTDKQIFPPRMADKFHRDDERIFTTRQPLLGLIELFPNAQGRPEWFITDKLPLFDKHGNVCGLCGTVRSYEEQRAAIQPYLELAEVAEHLKANFRERLEVSELAEIAGLSVRQFERKFRKTFQTTPRSYLMRMRVIKACELLAGTNLPITEVALESGFYDHSDFSRQFRKHMGQAPTAYRREKRTGGKR from the coding sequence ATGTTTCCGCCAGTGGACACTCCGCAGCACCTCCGCAAATGGATGGAAGAACTGCCTCCCGGGCAATTCCGCCACCTCTTCGATCACCTCCCCGGCACCCTCTTCTTCGCCAAGGACCGCGACGGGCGCCTGGTGGCAGGAAACCCCGCTTTCGTGAAACGCTGCGGCTACCAGCGGGAGGACCAGATCGTCGGCCTCACCGACAAGCAGATCTTTCCCCCGCGGATGGCGGACAAGTTCCACCGCGACGACGAAAGGATCTTCACCACCCGCCAGCCGCTGCTCGGGCTGATCGAGCTGTTTCCGAATGCGCAGGGGCGCCCGGAGTGGTTCATCACCGACAAGCTCCCGCTCTTCGACAAGCACGGGAATGTTTGCGGGCTCTGCGGCACCGTGCGCTCCTATGAGGAACAGCGCGCCGCGATCCAGCCCTACCTCGAACTCGCCGAGGTGGCGGAGCACCTGAAGGCGAACTTCCGCGAGCGCCTCGAAGTCTCCGAGCTCGCTGAGATCGCGGGTCTGTCCGTGCGCCAGTTCGAGCGCAAGTTCCGCAAGACCTTCCAGACCACCCCGCGCAGCTACTTGATGCGCATGCGCGTGATCAAAGCCTGTGAACTACTTGCCGGCACCAACCTGCCGATCACCGAGGTGGCCTTGGAATCGGGCTTCTACGATCACAGCGATTTCTCCCGCCAGTTCCGCAAGCACATGGGCCAGGCGCCCACCGCCTACCGTCGCGAGAAGAGGACCGGCGGGAAGCGGTAG